DNA from Streptomyces sp. Edi4:
CTCATCGCGCCCTGGCCCTGGATGCAGTGAACATCCGGCAGCTCGCGAAACGCGGCTCCGAGATGTTTGCCAGCGAAGTCACCAGCGAGCCTCGATGTATCGACCAGCGAGGTCAGCGAGGTGGAGCTGGGCCGGGAGGCGGGTAGGGATGGTGGTATGCAGATGAGCCGTGCGGAGCGCGTGGACGTATTGGGCCCAGGCTGCCTCATCAGTGTCCTCCGGTTGCAGGAACGGCAGGGCGATTTCCAGGGCGCCCGGGTTCCAGGCTCGTCTGGAAGCGGCCCGGGGTCGGGCAGGATCGAACTTGTCGAGACCGATGGGTGCCTTGGCCTGGACAGGTTTAGGTGCGAGGGCGTAGTAGAGCCGGTCGTGAACGCTGAAGAGCCCGGATGTAATTCCGTAGGGGCGGTTGTCGTCCTGAGCAAAGATGTGGGGCACTTCACGGGCGCTGTCCCGACTAATGACGCGCGCGATCCGGAGGCCAGGGCACTGGCTGGGCAGGCGTACGCCGAGTCGGGCTAGCGGCTGCTGCACCGCTAGGTCATCCACGGTCAGGTCTGCACTCTCGCTGGGGTCCGCGCCGGGCAGGACCATGACGTCGCGTCGCATGTGCTGGGTCTGGAGCCATGACCAGCCGCGGCTTCGCAAGTTCCGCCCTCCGACGAGCAGGAGCCTGGGTGTGGGGTCGTCGAGAACGAGGGCTCGCCGCAGGAATTCGGTGTACTCGGTGTCGGTGCCCTTACCTCGGGGGAGTCGTCCACGGCCGGTCGCGAGTGCCAGGTGCAGGGCGCTGTAGGGCATGGGGGGCATGCCGGGGAGGAGAGTAGTGAGGGTGCCGTTAGGGCGGTGACGGAGCAGGATGGGGATGGCGCCGCCGCGAACGGGTTCGTACCAGAGCGCCCAGACCTCGATCGGTGTGCCGGTTGGGGAGGCATGCGGCGCTGGGACGTGACCCAGTTGGCGCAGGGCGTCGCGGATGGCGTTGGCCGCTCGGGGAAGGTCGCGGTCGACGGCTACTTCGTTGGCGTCCTCCGGCGGGAGTTGAACGTCGACGTCCACGTCATCGTTGGCGACCGTGGAGGCGCTGACCACGTCGTCCGCGTCGAGGTACTCGTCGTCGGTGGCTGCGGTGTCTGTGGCGGTGATGGGGCGGAGGAACTGGGTGACGCGGTCGCCGTGGGCGAAGCCCTTTCGCAGCGTGGTTTTTGGGTCGGCGATCTCCTTGCCGGCGAACGCTCGGGGGCCGTCGAGTTCGATGAGGGCTGCCGTGTGTCCTGTGACGGGCGGATCGCTTGGCACCTCGTAGAGTGACAGGGACGCGAGGCGGGTGCGGATCTTCTCAAGGCGCTGTCGAGCCGCGATGGCCGTCCGGGCGGCTTTGCTTTCCTCGCCGTCGGGCAGGCGCAGGGCGGCGGCGAGTTCGCCGATGTCATGGAAGTTGACCGAGAGGTTCAGCGAGCCGTTGCTGAAGGACCGGCTTGAGCCCTGGGTTGTCGGCGCTGGGGTCAGGGCGAGGCCGTGCTTGTTGTCCTGGAGGGCGTTGAGCAGCACGCGGCGGGTGGTGTCCGTCTGATTCCAGAACTCCAGCTGGTAACAGCGCCCTTCTGGGGCGAGGCGGGGACTGGTGCTCCGGCCGCGTGGCCGTCGGCGCGAGTAGGTCTGGGTGGGGGTTAAGCCGACAGGGGCCAGGGCGTTGGTCACGGCCTCGAACAGCTGCTGGTGATTGATCGGCATGAAGCCGGGATTCACCGGGTGATCACACGTCTTGGCGGTTTGTCGGCGACCGTCCGGAGGCGGGGGGCTCTCGGGGCGGAGGAGCCGCATACCGCTCTGGTACTGGACGGCGGCGTACGGGAGCTGTTCGTGTTCCTCATTAGGAGCGCTGTTCGTGCCGGCGCGGGGCAGGTGCCCGAGCGGATCTCCGAGGACATCGAGGAGGGAGGGGTGAGGCAGCTGACTCAGGCGGGTAAGGAGCTGTTCGAGGCCATTGGACCACCTCCAGCGGCCACGCCAGGTCCCGGGTGTTCGCAGGAAGGTGGGACGTTCGCTAGGGCGCAGGATGCCTGCGGGGCTTAGCAGCCAGGCGTGCAGGTTGAGGTTGGGGGAGTAGCTGAGCGGCAAGTGGAGCCAGCGGTGCAATACGAGGTCGATATGGATGCGGGG
Protein-coding regions in this window:
- a CDS encoding DUF3962 domain-containing protein gives rise to the protein MSGTIEQGALPPRRLHTLRFPSRWLRLLQSQYRPRHTRDGLPVRALADLLRAVDRNVVDVANWGLDDQDKYWIASIEPVPTAIVHTVVATWASVFVTADRPHIDWYQLLDAEDLERTRDTEDVPVTVWTVAPNGTAAPTRGFFQILPGMLAVHLAEAGLPLLHPESSKRRLVLGPTLDGPREAVEWPPRWMPDRNGDAPWSLGVRIGAQTAWQEPEPRIHIDLVLHRWLHLPLSYSPNLNLHAWLLSPAGILRPSERPTFLRTPGTWRGRWRWSNGLEQLLTRLSQLPHPSLLDVLGDPLGHLPRAGTNSAPNEEHEQLPYAAVQYQSGMRLLRPESPPPPDGRRQTAKTCDHPVNPGFMPINHQQLFEAVTNALAPVGLTPTQTYSRRRPRGRSTSPRLAPEGRCYQLEFWNQTDTTRRVLLNALQDNKHGLALTPAPTTQGSSRSFSNGSLNLSVNFHDIGELAAALRLPDGEESKAARTAIAARQRLEKIRTRLASLSLYEVPSDPPVTGHTAALIELDGPRAFAGKEIADPKTTLRKGFAHGDRVTQFLRPITATDTAATDDEYLDADDVVSASTVANDDVDVDVQLPPEDANEVAVDRDLPRAANAIRDALRQLGHVPAPHASPTGTPIEVWALWYEPVRGGAIPILLRHRPNGTLTTLLPGMPPMPYSALHLALATGRGRLPRGKGTDTEYTEFLRRALVLDDPTPRLLLVGGRNLRSRGWSWLQTQHMRRDVMVLPGADPSESADLTVDDLAVQQPLARLGVRLPSQCPGLRIARVISRDSAREVPHIFAQDDNRPYGITSGLFSVHDRLYYALAPKPVQAKAPIGLDKFDPARPRAASRRAWNPGALEIALPFLQPEDTDEAAWAQYVHALRTAHLHTTIPTRLPAQLHLADLAGRYIEARW